From a single Fusobacterium ulcerans ATCC 49185 genomic region:
- a CDS encoding DUF448 domain-containing protein yields the protein MSNQDFPERTCLICKDKKNKKDLFRLVKTGEDKYVFDEKQKQQSRGYYVCKTHECLQRLAKHKKIKMNTDDLMKMLNLLKKGEKDYLNILKAMKNSQVLSFGMNMVLDEIEHTHFLVLAQDISEKNEKKLLLKAKELNINFVYFGNKNQLGDIFGKDEVSVVGVKNKKIARGLIN from the coding sequence GTGAGTAATCAGGACTTTCCAGAAAGAACTTGTTTAATCTGCAAAGATAAAAAAAATAAAAAAGATTTATTTAGACTGGTTAAAACAGGGGAAGATAAGTATGTTTTTGATGAAAAACAGAAACAGCAAAGCAGAGGCTACTATGTCTGTAAAACTCATGAATGTCTTCAAAGGCTTGCTAAGCATAAGAAGATAAAGATGAACACAGATGACCTGATGAAGATGTTGAATCTTTTAAAAAAGGGAGAAAAGGACTATTTGAATATTTTAAAGGCAATGAAAAATTCACAAGTTTTGTCTTTTGGAATGAACATGGTTTTAGATGAGATAGAACATACTCATTTCTTAGTTTTGGCTCAAGATATAAGCGAGAAAAATGAAAAAAAACTTCTCCTTAAAGCTAAAGAGCTAAATATAAACTTTGTTTATTTTGGTAATAAAAACCAACTTGGAGACATTTTTGGCAAAGATGAAGTAAGTGTTGTTGGTGTCAAAAATAAAAAAATAGCCCGTGGCCTCATAAATTAA
- the nusA gene encoding transcription termination factor NusA — MKSKDAKVFLEALDELEREKGISKENLLLTVEQALLAAYKKNHGEEENVEVEINRETGDVKLYEVKTVVETEDLYDAAIEISLDDAQEIKKRVKVGDIVRIEINCEEFRRNAIQNGKQIVIQKVREAERQYIYDRFKGKENDIINGIIRRIDEKKNIFVEFDGIEAILPTTEQSPADTYRVGERLKVFLAEVEKTNKFPKIVISRKHEGLLKKLFELEIPEITSGLIEIKAVAREAGSRAKVAVYSADPNIDTVGACIGQKGLRIKNIVNELNGEKIDIVIWKESVEEFVSAVLSPAKVKSVEVIEDENTARVIVDNSQLSLAIGKNGQNARLAAKLTGMRVDIKTENSSKEDSLEGEQSE, encoded by the coding sequence ATGAAAAGTAAAGATGCTAAAGTTTTTTTAGAAGCACTAGATGAATTAGAAAGAGAAAAAGGAATAAGCAAAGAAAATCTTCTTTTAACTGTTGAACAAGCTCTTTTGGCAGCTTACAAAAAAAATCATGGTGAAGAGGAAAATGTTGAAGTTGAAATCAACAGAGAAACTGGTGATGTAAAGCTTTATGAAGTTAAAACGGTTGTAGAAACTGAAGACCTTTATGATGCTGCTATCGAAATCTCTCTTGATGATGCTCAGGAAATTAAAAAAAGAGTAAAAGTTGGTGACATAGTAAGAATAGAAATCAACTGTGAAGAGTTCAGAAGAAATGCTATTCAAAATGGAAAACAAATAGTTATTCAAAAAGTAAGAGAAGCTGAAAGACAATATATTTATGATAGATTCAAAGGAAAAGAAAATGATATTATAAATGGTATCATAAGAAGAATTGATGAGAAAAAGAATATATTTGTTGAATTTGATGGTATAGAAGCTATACTTCCAACTACTGAACAATCTCCTGCAGATACTTATAGAGTAGGTGAAAGACTTAAAGTGTTTTTAGCTGAAGTTGAAAAAACTAATAAATTCCCTAAAATAGTTATTTCTAGAAAGCATGAAGGTCTATTAAAAAAATTGTTTGAACTTGAAATTCCAGAAATCACTTCTGGATTAATAGAAATAAAAGCAGTTGCCAGAGAAGCTGGTTCAAGAGCTAAAGTTGCTGTATATTCAGCTGATCCTAACATTGATACTGTTGGAGCATGTATTGGACAAAAAGGTCTTAGAATAAAAAATATTGTCAATGAATTAAATGGAGAAAAAATAGATATTGTTATTTGGAAAGAATCTGTTGAAGAATTCGTTTCAGCGGTACTGAGTCCAGCAAAAGTAAAAAGTGTTGAAGTTATTGAAGATGAAAATACAGCAAGAGTTATTGTAGATAATTCACAATTATCTCTGGCTATTGGTAAAAATGGTCAAAATGCTAGACTTGCTGCCAAATTAACTGGTATGAGAGTTGATATAAAAACTGAGAATAGTTCTAAAGAAGACTCTTTAGAAGGAGAACAAAGTGAGTAA
- a CDS encoding methylaspartate mutase subunit E, protein MKLKFKKWTEEEFFAVREEVLKGWPTGKEVNLEEAVAYHKALPESKSFSKKLVDAKNAGITLAQPRAGVALIEQHIELLDYLDKVGGADLLPSTIDSYTRQNKYENCEKGIEESKKAGRSLLNGFPGVNHGVTGCRQVVEAIDLPLQMRHGTPDARLLSEIMIAAGFTSDEGGGISYNVPYAKSVSLEKTLIDWQYVDRLVGWYEEHGVSINREPFGPLTGTLVPPSMSNAVGILEGLLAAEQGVKNITLGYGQCGNLIQDVAAIRALVEQGEEYFKEYGYNDIDLTTVFHQWMGGFPEDEAKAFGVISNGASAAALAGATKVIVKTPHEAIGVPTKEANAMGIKATKMVLNLLKGQALSMSPELAKEIDVIKAETKCILNKVLELGEGDWAVGVVKAFEQGVLDVPFAPSKYNAGKMMPARDNVGKVRYLAVGNVPLSKELVDFNLAQLEERAKFEGRAVGFQMTVDDIFAVGKGTLIGRPETEHMKNN, encoded by the coding sequence ATGAAACTTAAATTTAAAAAATGGACTGAAGAAGAGTTCTTCGCAGTAAGAGAAGAAGTTTTAAAAGGATGGCCTACAGGTAAAGAAGTAAACTTAGAAGAAGCTGTGGCTTATCATAAAGCATTACCAGAATCAAAAAGCTTCTCTAAAAAATTAGTAGATGCTAAAAATGCAGGAATTACTCTAGCTCAACCTAGAGCAGGGGTTGCTTTAATAGAACAACATATAGAATTATTAGACTACTTAGACAAAGTTGGAGGAGCGGATTTGCTTCCATCAACTATTGACTCTTATACAAGACAAAATAAATATGAAAACTGTGAAAAAGGAATAGAAGAATCTAAAAAAGCTGGAAGATCACTTCTTAATGGATTCCCAGGTGTAAATCATGGAGTTACTGGATGTAGACAAGTTGTTGAAGCTATTGATCTACCTCTACAAATGAGACATGGAACTCCAGATGCTAGATTACTTTCAGAAATTATGATTGCAGCTGGATTTACTTCTGATGAGGGTGGAGGAATCAGTTATAATGTTCCTTATGCTAAATCAGTTTCTCTAGAAAAAACTCTAATTGACTGGCAATATGTTGACAGACTAGTTGGATGGTATGAAGAACATGGAGTATCAATTAACAGAGAACCATTTGGACCATTAACTGGGACACTAGTTCCTCCATCAATGTCAAATGCTGTCGGAATCCTTGAAGGATTACTAGCTGCTGAACAAGGAGTTAAAAATATTACTTTAGGATATGGACAATGTGGAAACTTAATCCAAGACGTTGCTGCTATCAGAGCATTAGTTGAGCAAGGAGAAGAGTACTTTAAAGAGTATGGATATAATGATATTGATTTAACAACTGTATTCCACCAATGGATGGGAGGATTCCCAGAAGATGAAGCTAAAGCATTTGGAGTTATCTCTAATGGTGCTTCTGCTGCTGCTCTTGCTGGAGCTACAAAAGTTATTGTTAAAACTCCTCATGAAGCTATTGGAGTTCCTACAAAAGAAGCTAATGCAATGGGAATCAAAGCTACAAAAATGGTTCTTAATCTTCTTAAAGGACAAGCATTATCAATGTCTCCAGAATTAGCAAAAGAAATCGATGTTATTAAAGCTGAAACTAAATGTATTTTGAATAAAGTATTAGAATTAGGAGAAGGAGACTGGGCTGTTGGTGTAGTTAAAGCTTTTGAGCAAGGGGTACTAGATGTTCCATTTGCTCCATCTAAATATAATGCAGGTAAAATGATGCCAGCTAGAGATAATGTAGGTAAGGTAAGATATCTAGCTGTTGGAAATGTTCCATTAAGTAAAGAATTAGTAGACTTTAACTTAGCTCAATTAGAAGAAAGAGCTAAATTTGAAGGAAGAGCAGTAGGATTCCAAATGACTGTTGATGATATATTCGCAGTAGGAAAAGGAACTCTTATTGGAAGACCTGAAACTGAACATATGAAAAACAATTAA
- the glmL gene encoding methylaspartate mutase accessory protein GlmL: protein MKVYLAIDFGSTYTKLTAIDMDNEVILATAKDITTVEEDIMIGFNKAYEKLKATIKEKMDFDSVEFVSKTACSSAAGGLKMVAIGLVPELTAEAAKKAALGAGARVIKTYAYELNHRELEEIKATPLDIILLAGGTDGGNKDCIIHNAKMIAEYKLDVPVVVAGNKAAIDQVEAIFKENEIDYFITENVMPVINKLNVEPSREEIRKVFMSRIVEAKGMKNAEDFIKGILMPTPAAVLKAAEVLAEGTDDEDGIGDLIVVDIGGATTDVHSIAKGEPTKPSIMIKGLEEPFAKRTVEGDLGMRYSSVALLEAAGTRKIRNYLHDSLKQIDVKAACQYRHDHIKMVPQTEEEIRFDEAMAMAATEIAMTRHCGVLECVYTPMGTMFNQSGKDLTEAPYVIGTGGVIIHSLNPQGILKAGNFSEQDPVHLKPMSPKFLVDKTYILSSMGLLAQDYPNLAVRIMKKYLVEV, encoded by the coding sequence ATGAAAGTTTATCTAGCCATAGATTTTGGTAGTACTTATACTAAACTTACTGCTATAGATATGGATAATGAAGTTATTTTAGCGACAGCAAAAGATATTACTACAGTTGAAGAAGACATCATGATTGGATTTAATAAGGCTTATGAAAAATTAAAAGCTACAATAAAAGAAAAGATGGATTTTGATTCTGTAGAGTTTGTAAGTAAAACTGCATGTTCGTCTGCTGCTGGTGGATTGAAGATGGTAGCCATAGGACTTGTACCTGAACTTACAGCTGAAGCTGCTAAAAAAGCTGCTCTGGGAGCTGGAGCAAGAGTAATAAAGACATATGCTTATGAACTAAATCACAGAGAACTTGAAGAGATCAAGGCTACTCCTCTGGACATAATATTATTAGCTGGTGGAACAGATGGTGGTAATAAAGACTGTATCATTCATAATGCTAAAATGATTGCAGAGTATAAACTTGATGTGCCAGTTGTAGTTGCTGGTAACAAAGCAGCTATTGACCAGGTGGAAGCTATTTTTAAAGAAAATGAAATAGACTATTTTATAACTGAAAATGTAATGCCAGTAATAAATAAACTTAATGTTGAACCTTCTCGTGAGGAAATCAGAAAAGTTTTTATGAGTAGAATAGTGGAAGCTAAAGGAATGAAAAATGCAGAAGATTTTATAAAAGGTATACTGATGCCTACTCCAGCAGCAGTTTTAAAAGCAGCTGAAGTGCTTGCAGAGGGTACTGATGATGAAGATGGAATAGGAGATTTAATAGTAGTAGATATTGGGGGAGCAACCACAGATGTTCACTCAATAGCTAAAGGAGAACCTACCAAACCTTCTATCATGATAAAAGGTTTGGAAGAACCATTTGCTAAAAGAACTGTAGAGGGAGATCTTGGAATGAGATACTCATCAGTAGCTCTTTTAGAAGCAGCAGGAACAAGAAAAATAAGAAACTATTTACATGATTCATTAAAGCAGATTGATGTAAAAGCTGCATGTCAATATAGACATGATCACATCAAAATGGTGCCTCAAACTGAAGAAGAAATTAGATTTGATGAGGCAATGGCAATGGCAGCTACTGAAATTGCGATGACAAGACACTGTGGAGTATTAGAATGTGTTTATACTCCTATGGGAACAATGTTTAATCAAAGTGGAAAAGATTTAACTGAGGCACCTTATGTTATTGGAACAGGAGGAGTTATTATTCATAGTCTAAATCCTCAAGGAATATTAAAAGCTGGAAATTTTAGTGAGCAGGATCCTGTTCATTTAAAACCTATGTCTCCAAAGTTCCTTGTAGATAAAACATATATACTGTCATCAATGGGACTATTAGCTCAAGATTATCCAAATTTAGCTGTTAGAATAATGAAAAAATATCTAGTCGAAGTATAA
- the infB gene encoding translation initiation factor IF-2 translates to MKVRVHELAKKYDMGNKEFLNLLKDDIKITVSSHLSGLAEEDVKKIDKYFENMNNKEDVIVKPEKTTSNGKGDSLNKKVVEIEAETDDIFEEEGLGNGKKSQQIKIGKDKKTWKGAKPASGEKTSNDDEKSKKNKKKKGRRTDFVMKTVDNAGSETIEEDGVKIIKVRGEITLGDFASRLGVGSAEIIKKLFLKGQMLTINSPISIEMAEEIAMDYDALVEKEEEVELEFGEKFALELEDKDEDLVERPPVITIMGHVDHGKTSLLDAIRASNVVSGEDGGITQKIGAYQVIKSGKKITFVDTPGHEAFTDMRARGAQVTDIAILVVAADDGVMPQTIEALSHAKAANVPIIVAVNKIDKPEANPQKVKQELMEHGLVSIEWGGDTEFVEVSAKKQLNLDTLLDTILITAEILELKANPKKRAKGVVLESKLDPKVGPIADILVQEGTLKIGDVIVAGEVYGKVRALINDRGERVEKVELSQPAEIIGFNQVPQAGDTMYVIQNEQHAKRIVEEVAKERKLSETSKKTISLESLSEQFDHENLKELNLVLRADSRGSVEALRESLMKLSTNEVAVNIIQAASGAITESDVKLAEVSNAIIIGFHVRPTTKAIKEADVNGVEIRTSNIIYHITEDIEKALTGMLEPEFKEIYLGRIEIKKVFKVSKVGNIAGCVVVDGKVKNDSNIRILRDGIVMYEGKLSSLKRYKDDAKEVVAGQECGLGVENFNDIKEGDIVEAFEIQEIKRTLK, encoded by the coding sequence ATGAAAGTAAGAGTACATGAATTAGCTAAAAAATATGATATGGGAAATAAAGAATTTTTAAATCTTTTAAAAGATGATATTAAAATTACAGTTTCTTCTCATTTATCTGGTTTAGCTGAAGAAGATGTGAAAAAAATAGATAAATATTTTGAAAATATGAATAATAAAGAAGATGTAATTGTGAAGCCTGAAAAAACGACTTCAAATGGAAAGGGAGATAGTTTGAATAAAAAGGTTGTAGAAATAGAAGCAGAAACAGATGATATATTTGAAGAGGAAGGACTAGGTAATGGTAAAAAATCTCAACAAATAAAAATTGGAAAAGATAAGAAAACTTGGAAGGGAGCTAAGCCAGCTTCTGGAGAAAAAACTAGTAATGATGATGAAAAATCTAAAAAGAATAAAAAGAAAAAAGGAAGAAGAACTGACTTTGTTATGAAAACTGTAGATAATGCTGGTTCTGAAACTATTGAAGAAGATGGAGTAAAAATAATCAAAGTAAGAGGAGAAATCACTTTAGGTGATTTTGCATCAAGACTTGGTGTAGGAAGTGCTGAAATAATCAAAAAACTTTTCCTCAAAGGCCAAATGCTTACTATTAACAGCCCTATATCTATAGAAATGGCTGAAGAAATAGCTATGGATTATGATGCTTTAGTTGAAAAAGAAGAAGAAGTAGAATTAGAATTTGGAGAAAAATTTGCTCTTGAGCTTGAAGATAAAGATGAAGATCTTGTAGAAAGACCTCCTGTAATTACTATCATGGGACACGTTGACCATGGTAAAACATCATTGCTTGATGCCATCAGAGCAAGTAATGTAGTATCTGGAGAAGATGGTGGAATTACTCAAAAAATTGGAGCTTACCAAGTTATTAAGAGTGGTAAAAAAATTACTTTTGTTGATACTCCTGGTCATGAGGCTTTTACTGATATGAGAGCTAGAGGAGCGCAAGTTACTGATATTGCTATCTTAGTAGTTGCTGCAGATGATGGAGTTATGCCACAAACAATAGAAGCTCTATCACATGCAAAAGCTGCCAATGTTCCTATTATTGTTGCAGTAAATAAAATTGACAAACCTGAAGCTAATCCTCAAAAAGTAAAACAAGAACTCATGGAACATGGACTTGTTTCTATTGAGTGGGGAGGAGATACTGAATTCGTTGAAGTATCTGCTAAAAAACAATTAAACCTTGATACATTACTTGATACTATACTTATTACAGCTGAAATTCTTGAACTTAAAGCTAACCCTAAGAAAAGAGCTAAGGGAGTTGTTCTTGAATCTAAACTTGATCCTAAAGTTGGACCTATTGCAGATATTCTTGTTCAAGAAGGTACATTAAAAATAGGTGATGTTATTGTTGCTGGTGAAGTTTATGGTAAAGTAAGGGCATTAATTAATGATAGAGGAGAAAGAGTTGAAAAAGTTGAACTTTCTCAACCAGCTGAAATTATTGGTTTCAATCAAGTTCCTCAAGCTGGAGATACTATGTATGTCATTCAAAATGAACAACATGCAAAAAGAATTGTTGAAGAAGTTGCTAAAGAGAGAAAACTTTCTGAAACAAGCAAGAAAACTATCTCTCTTGAATCATTATCAGAACAATTTGACCATGAAAATCTTAAAGAGCTTAACCTTGTATTGAGAGCAGATTCTAGAGGTTCAGTAGAAGCTTTAAGAGAATCATTAATGAAGCTTTCTACTAATGAAGTTGCTGTTAATATTATTCAAGCTGCTTCTGGAGCAATTACAGAAAGTGACGTTAAACTTGCTGAAGTTTCAAATGCTATTATAATAGGTTTCCATGTAAGACCTACTACAAAAGCGATAAAAGAGGCTGACGTTAATGGTGTTGAAATAAGAACTTCAAATATTATTTATCATATTACTGAAGATATAGAGAAAGCTCTTACTGGTATGCTTGAACCTGAATTCAAAGAAATATATCTTGGAAGAATTGAAATCAAAAAAGTATTTAAAGTTTCTAAAGTTGGAAACATAGCTGGATGTGTTGTTGTTGATGGAAAAGTTAAAAATGACTCAAACATCAGAATACTAAGAGATGGAATAGTTATGTATGAAGGAAAACTTTCTTCATTAAAAAGATACAAAGATGATGCTAAAGAAGTAGTTGCAGGACAAGAATGTGGTCTTGGAGTAGAAAACTTTAACGATATCAAAGAAGGAGATATTGTTGAGGCGTTTGAAATTCAAGAAATCAAAAGAACTCTGAAATAA
- the glmS gene encoding methylaspartate mutase subunit S: MEKNGKKVVIGVIGSDCHAVGNKIIHHVLESNGFEVVNIGVLSPQADFINAAVETSADAIIVSSLYGHGELDCQGMREKCKEAGLNDIILYVGGNIVVGKQVWEEVEERFKAMGFDRVYRPGTPIEDTTEDLKKDLGIA, translated from the coding sequence ATGGAAAAAAATGGAAAAAAAGTTGTAATTGGAGTTATTGGATCAGACTGTCACGCAGTTGGAAACAAAATTATTCATCACGTTTTAGAGTCTAACGGATTTGAAGTAGTAAACATTGGAGTTTTATCACCACAAGCTGACTTTATCAACGCAGCTGTTGAAACTAGTGCTGATGCTATAATAGTTTCTTCTTTATATGGGCATGGGGAACTAGATTGTCAAGGAATGAGAGAAAAATGTAAAGAAGCAGGACTTAACGACATCATCCTTTATGTAGGTGGAAACATTGTTGTTGGAAAACAAGTTTGGGAAGAGGTAGAAGAAAGATTTAAAGCTATGGGATTTGATAGAGTTTACAGACCAGGAACTCCTATTGAAGATACTACAGAAGATTTAAAGAAAGATTTGGGAATTGCTTAA
- the rimP gene encoding ribosome maturation factor RimP yields the protein MEKNNKENILKKIETIVTPVVNEMALSLVDIEYLQDGGYWYVRIYVENLKGDITLEDCAAISNKIDEDIDKLIEQRFFLEVSSPGIERPLKKMEDYIRFKGEKAKLSLKHKVDENKNFEGIIADCRDSIIYLEINDEKVMEIPFSEVRKANLVYEFEEF from the coding sequence ATGGAAAAAAATAACAAGGAAAATATTTTGAAAAAAATTGAAACCATTGTTACTCCTGTGGTAAATGAAATGGCGTTATCTCTTGTTGATATTGAATACCTTCAAGATGGTGGGTATTGGTATGTGAGAATATATGTCGAAAATTTAAAAGGTGATATAACTCTTGAAGATTGTGCAGCTATCAGTAATAAAATAGATGAAGATATAGACAAACTCATTGAGCAAAGATTCTTCTTAGAAGTATCTTCTCCAGGAATTGAAAGACCCTTAAAAAAAATGGAGGATTATATCAGGTTCAAAGGTGAGAAAGCAAAATTAAGTCTTAAGCATAAAGTCGATGAGAATAAAAATTTTGAAGGAATAATTGCAGATTGTAGAGATAGTATTATATATTTAGAAATAAATGATGAAAAAGTAATGGAAATTCCCTTTTCAGAAGTAAGAAAAGCCAATCTTGTTTATGAATTTGAAGAATTTTAA
- the rbfA gene encoding 30S ribosome-binding factor RbfA encodes MKRQRLAGIEKEMARVISQALLEEVKNPKIKGIVSVTSVHVTEDLKFADVFFSIMGQENVNTDEVLEGLNQIKGFLRKRVAEEIEIRYIPEIRVKIDDSIEHAVKISKLLNDLKR; translated from the coding sequence ATGAAAAGACAAAGATTAGCAGGAATAGAAAAAGAAATGGCTAGAGTTATATCTCAAGCTCTTCTTGAAGAAGTAAAAAATCCAAAAATAAAAGGTATTGTATCAGTTACAAGTGTTCATGTCACTGAGGACTTAAAATTTGCAGATGTATTTTTTAGTATAATGGGACAAGAAAATGTAAATACTGATGAAGTTTTAGAAGGATTAAATCAAATAAAAGGATTTCTAAGAAAGAGAGTAGCTGAAGAGATCGAAATTAGATATATCCCTGAAATAAGAGTTAAAATAGATGACTCTATCGAACATGCAGTTAAAATATCAAAACTTTTAAATGATTTGAAAAGGTAG
- the recJ gene encoding single-stranded-DNA-specific exonuclease RecJ, translating into MQWEYSSLPQTLIDTKAAQWKKNRLLTTLLLNRGFEDGKKADEFISPKISDFRDPFKFEKMEKVVDKILEKREKKEKVFIYGDYDVDGITAAVFLVLVFRNIGIEVDYYIPNRMEEGYGLDKKTIDFINKENGKLVITVDTGVNSIEDVKYAESLGIDVIVTDHHKSIKEEEDDHLLLLNPKLSDTYEFKYLSGAGVALKVAQGVYQKLKADIKNLYQYMDIVMIGTVADVVPMTDENRIIIKQGLRALKKTKVKGLMYLLKYLKFQNKTINTTDVSYFISPLINSLGRIGVSKMGADFFLKEDDFEIYNIIEEMKKSNKKRRELEKNIYDEANHEIAKIGIKNLKCIFLSSEKWHPGVIGVVSSRLSVKYNIPVTLVAFKDGIGKASCRSVKGISVFNIFQKMGKKLVRFGGHDLAAGFIVKAENLNEVKNIFEASIENIKIEKEKKSLKIDIEYSIENIDEDMFETMESISPYGLENPHPLFIDRDLSFENIKKFGVDERHFNGMIRKNGKNYHMVAFDLGHKINEIEANIQKFDIVYYPEKTLYRGEEIFQIRIKDIKIKDDFYEIFTK; encoded by the coding sequence ATGCAGTGGGAATATAGTTCGCTACCTCAGACTCTTATTGATACTAAGGCTGCTCAATGGAAGAAGAATAGATTACTTACTACCTTATTACTCAATAGAGGCTTTGAAGATGGAAAAAAAGCAGATGAATTTATAAGCCCAAAAATTTCTGATTTTAGAGACCCTTTCAAATTTGAAAAAATGGAAAAAGTAGTAGATAAAATTTTAGAAAAAAGAGAAAAAAAGGAAAAAGTTTTTATTTATGGAGATTATGATGTTGATGGAATAACAGCAGCTGTATTTCTTGTTCTAGTCTTCAGAAACATTGGGATAGAAGTAGACTATTACATTCCCAACAGGATGGAAGAAGGTTATGGACTGGATAAAAAAACCATTGACTTTATTAACAAAGAAAATGGAAAACTAGTTATCACTGTTGATACTGGGGTTAATTCCATAGAAGATGTAAAATATGCAGAAAGTTTAGGGATAGATGTGATTGTTACTGACCATCACAAAAGTATAAAAGAGGAGGAAGATGATCATCTCCTTCTCTTAAATCCCAAATTAAGCGATACCTATGAATTTAAATATTTATCTGGAGCAGGAGTAGCTCTAAAAGTAGCTCAAGGTGTTTATCAAAAGCTGAAAGCTGATATAAAAAACCTATATCAATACATGGACATAGTAATGATTGGTACTGTTGCTGATGTTGTTCCTATGACAGATGAAAATAGAATAATAATAAAACAAGGTCTCAGAGCTTTGAAAAAAACCAAAGTAAAAGGACTTATGTATCTTTTAAAATATCTTAAATTTCAAAATAAAACTATAAACACAACTGATGTAAGTTATTTTATATCTCCTCTAATTAATTCTCTTGGAAGAATAGGTGTTTCTAAAATGGGAGCTGATTTTTTCTTAAAAGAGGATGATTTTGAAATATATAATATAATAGAGGAAATGAAAAAATCAAATAAGAAAAGAAGAGAACTTGAAAAAAATATATATGATGAAGCTAATCATGAAATTGCAAAAATAGGAATAAAAAATCTAAAATGTATATTTTTAAGTTCTGAAAAATGGCATCCTGGAGTAATTGGTGTTGTTTCTTCAAGATTAAGTGTAAAATACAACATCCCTGTAACACTTGTTGCTTTTAAAGATGGAATTGGAAAAGCTTCTTGCAGAAGTGTAAAGGGAATAAGTGTTTTTAATATTTTTCAGAAAATGGGTAAAAAACTTGTCAGATTTGGTGGTCATGATCTGGCTGCTGGTTTCATAGTAAAAGCTGAAAATCTTAATGAGGTTAAAAACATTTTTGAAGCAAGTATAGAAAATATAAAAATAGAAAAAGAAAAAAAGAGTTTGAAGATAGATATAGAATACTCTATTGAAAACATTGATGAAGATATGTTTGAGACTATGGAAAGTATATCTCCATATGGTCTTGAAAATCCACATCCTTTATTCATTGATAGAGATCTTTCCTTTGAAAATATAAAAAAATTTGGTGTAGATGAAAGACATTTTAATGGAATGATAAGGAAAAATGGAAAAAATTACCATATGGTAGCATTCGATCTAGGTCACAAAATAAATGAAATAGAAGCCAATATTCAAAAGTTTGATATTGTTTATTATCCTGAAAAAACTCTGTATAGAGGAGAAGAAATTTTTCAAATTAGGATAAAAGATATTAAAATAAAAGATGATTTTTATGAAATTTTTACTAAATAG